A region from the Candidatus Omnitrophota bacterium genome encodes:
- a CDS encoding sugar phosphate isomerase/epimerase, with protein GNLYAGVNMEFVRSADKSFEAGVKIAAELGYEYIEPMVHNGRELLSEAGYFHSFSMDEDPLWMKEICDRNGVKISGLSGHCPLMRPEISVPYLQRAIRFASDLGTPIVNTDEGVKPDWMTDEQAFNVMEYTLTQVMKTAERYGIYVGIEDHQIYTKVPEGLLRIANLVDSPYLQINYDSGNAYMAGTDPYEMLDKVLDRVYHVHAKDIGGVQLEERGKVTGVPVGVACGEGVIDWKKICAKLKTLPRNIVLSVECGTIEQAKKSLEHLNEIIKS; from the coding sequence GGGCAATCTATACGCGGGAGTCAATATGGAATTCGTGCGCAGCGCGGATAAATCCTTCGAGGCGGGCGTGAAGATCGCCGCCGAGCTGGGCTATGAGTACATCGAACCGATGGTGCATAACGGGCGCGAACTGCTGAGCGAGGCGGGATATTTTCATTCCTTCAGCATGGACGAAGATCCTTTGTGGATGAAGGAGATTTGCGACCGCAACGGCGTCAAGATTTCGGGGCTTTCGGGGCATTGCCCCCTGATGCGTCCTGAAATCAGCGTTCCCTATCTGCAGCGCGCCATCCGTTTCGCTTCCGACCTGGGAACGCCCATCGTCAACACCGACGAGGGCGTAAAGCCGGATTGGATGACGGACGAGCAGGCGTTCAACGTCATGGAATACACCCTGACCCAGGTCATGAAGACGGCGGAACGCTATGGGATTTATGTCGGCATTGAGGATCACCAGATTTACACAAAAGTTCCGGAAGGGCTGCTGCGCATCGCCAACCTGGTGGATTCGCCCTATCTGCAAATCAACTACGACAGCGGCAACGCCTACATGGCGGGAACCGATCCCTACGAAATGCTGGATAAGGTGCTCGACCGCGTCTATCACGTGCACGCCAAAGACATCGGCGGCGTGCAGTTGGAAGAGCGGGGCAAAGTAACCGGCGTTCCCGTCGGCGTGGCCTGCGGCGAGGGCGTCATCGATTGGAAGAAAATTTGCGCCAAGTTGAAGACGCTGCCGCGCAACATTGTTCTGTCCGTAGAGTGCGGCACCATCGAGCAGGCGAAGAAAAGCTTGGAACATTTGAATGAAATCATTAAATCGTAG